The genomic interval CTGTACCATCGTGATGAAGCCGGCCGAGCAGACGCCGCTGACTTGTTTACGCATGGCCCGGTTGGCACAGAAGGCGGGAATTCCCGACGGCGTGATTAACGTCGTGCCGGGCTATGGACCGACGGCCGGAGCGGCGCTGGTCAAACATCCGGGCGTCGACAAGATCGCCTTCACTGGCTCGACCGAAGTGGCGCACATCATCATGCGCGACGCGGCGGCTACGCTGAAGCGCGTGACGTTCGAGCTGGGTGGCAAGAGCCCCAACGTGATCTTCGCCGACGCCGACTTGGACGCAGCCGCGGCGGGCACGCACTTTGGCCTGTATTTCAACCAGGGACAGTGCTGCTGTGCCGGCAGCCGCGTGTTTGTCCAAGACAAAGTCTACGACAAGTTCATCGACAAGATCGCCGCCATGAACAAGACACGCCGGCTTGGCGATCCGTTGGACCCCGAGACCGAGCAAGGCCCGCAAGTCGATCAAACCCAGTTCGACAAGATCATGAACTACATCGAAGTGGGCAAGAAAGAAGGGGCGGAATGCGTCACCGGCGGCAAGCGGCACGGTGATCGGGGCTTTTACATCGAGCCGACGCTGTTCACGAACGTCGGCGACAACATGACCATCGCCAAGGAAGAAATCTTTGGCCCGGTGATGTCGATCCTGAAGTTCAAGGACGCCGACGAGATCGTGGCTCGGGCCAATAACACGGCGTATGGGCTGGCGGCGGCGGTCTGGACGCGCGACGTGGCCAAGGCCCACCAGTTGGCGGCCAAGATTCGGGCTGGCACGGTCTGGATCAACTGTTACGACGTGTTCGACGCGGCCGCGCCGTTTGGCGGCTTCAAGATGAGCGGCATGGGTCGTGAACTGGGCGAGAAGGGCCTGGATGCGTACACCGAAACGAAAACCGTGACAGTGAGCTTGACGTAAGGGGCTAGATTGCGTCAACAATTGCGCAACAAAAGAGCCCCCGGCTCGAATCGAGCCGGGGGCTTGTTTTTTAACACTCTCGAAAGCTCCGACGCTTACGTCGCCGCCTTGGGCGGTTCGGGGACCGGGGCTGCTGGTGCGGCCGGGAGCTTCGACGCGAAGAAGTCTCGCAACTTCTTCATCGCTTCGTCCTGCGGCGCCATCGCCAGCCCTTTGTCCAGCTCACGAACGGCCTGCTTCGGATAGTCGAGGTAGCCGTAGTGATAGCCCAGCAACAGTTGCAAGGCCGGCGACTGTTGCTGCTTGGCGGCGTCCTCGAGCGCGCGAAGCTGAGTGGTGTAGTCGGAATTGCTCCGATAGATCTCGGTGTAGTTCGCGACCACGGTTCCCCATTGGGCCTGCGGCAGTTGCGACACGGCGAACT from Planctomycetota bacterium carries:
- a CDS encoding aldehyde dehydrogenase family protein, translating into MATIASPVRRPQIRHTDCFIDGKWVPSVSGKTFETLNPATEEVLAQVAEGDAKDIDRAVTAARRAFESSEWSRMDARDRGRLMNKLADLIEDEIDELAALESLDNGKPVRDARAADLPLVIDCLRYYAGFADKIHGQTIPVRGPYFTYTRREPVGVVGQIIPWNFPMLMVAWKWGPALATGCTIVMKPAEQTPLTCLRMARLAQKAGIPDGVINVVPGYGPTAGAALVKHPGVDKIAFTGSTEVAHIIMRDAAATLKRVTFELGGKSPNVIFADADLDAAAAGTHFGLYFNQGQCCCAGSRVFVQDKVYDKFIDKIAAMNKTRRLGDPLDPETEQGPQVDQTQFDKIMNYIEVGKKEGAECVTGGKRHGDRGFYIEPTLFTNVGDNMTIAKEEIFGPVMSILKFKDADEIVARANNTAYGLAAAVWTRDVAKAHQLAAKIRAGTVWINCYDVFDAAAPFGGFKMSGMGRELGEKGLDAYTETKTVTVSLT